In Cryptococcus depauperatus CBS 7841 chromosome 4, complete sequence, a single window of DNA contains:
- a CDS encoding protein SEY1 yields the protein MNQTPQITRDILVNPPPELEKLLNDPRTTDGAREAVKDIAQVSRSVGASGRVKSRLAGQDVNERLQIVNEKQEFTHELSSTLDRWNLLDKGFAYDVVAVFGSQSTGKSTLLNRLFGTSFDVMEESKRQQTTKGIWMCPSQYSSTLVMDVEGTDGRERGEDQDFERKSALFSLASTEVLIVNLWEHQIGLYNGANMGLLKTVFEVNLGLFGGGGDSNKPKTLEKTLVLFVIRDHVGSTPLSNLTATLTQDMERIWASLSKPPHLADATLASYFDLSFAALPHKVLLPAKFEEAVVELRKRFTDRTREDYVFQPAYHKRIPADGVAFYMEGIWQQVLTNKDLDLPTQQELLAQFRCDEISATVIDAFLASSKVVRRPVESGSIIADLGSLMRDWLGTALGKFDREASRYHASVYQRKRLDLLASLHSSLSPIYLGQLKNMHKAETAKFSKDIVAGVKEPGYDFGDVVRKSKANAKERFSKGAEELTIEGTEWEYAHEMTLLDEDLKLIADKCRADETKKMVNAIERNVKRALSEPVEVALSQPSNDMWDVILTTYTEVTEAAEGAYLKKAKSYNCSEEENIESLTSLRARNWLALRRKLDEQTSDATILATLRGKFEENFRYDEHGVPRVWKPDDNIEAAFRKAKDETLELLPLYATIKPTKSSLLPELPTPESSFDVESDPLPFDPETAFTLLTPTKVLSLEGRFKREADAAYVEAKRSMVSSVAQIPVWMYGVLVVLGWNEALMLLFNPLYFAIILIIGASAYIILQLGLAGPVLQITRTVFNEIRRIATEKMREAFAEVPEAQRFLSDPVPVNSSSMLENVGQRGDLLRNEMSEK from the exons ATGAATCAAACACCACAGATAACAAGAGATATACTGGTGAATCCTCCTCCAGAACTAGAGAAGCTTCTAAACGATCCACGTACTACGGATGGGGCTCGTGAAGCCGTCAAGGACATCGCTCAAGTGTCTCGTTCTGTTGGTGCAAGCGGCAGAGTCAAGAGTAGATTGGCAGGACAAGATGTCAACGAAAGACTCCAGATAGTGaatgagaaacaagagttTAC TCATGAACTGTCTTCAACCCTTGACAGATGGAATCTCCTGGATAAAGGCTTCGCCTATGATGTTGTGGCTGTTTTCGGATCTCAGTCTACAGGAAAGTCAACCTTACTTAACCGACTCTTTGGTACTTCCTTCGATGTTATggaagagagcaagagacAACAGACTACGAAAGGGATATGGATGTGCCCCTCCCAGTATAGCAGCACACTTGTGATGGATGTGGAGGGCACCGATGGTCGAGAGCGAGGAGAGGACCAAGATTTTGAGCGAAAGTCAGCGCTGTTTAGCTTAGCTAGCACCGAGGTGTTGATTGTCAATCTCTG GGAACACCAGATTGGATTGTATAATGGCGCAAATATGGGGCTTCTCAAAACTGTGTTTGAGGTCAACCTTGGCCTCTTTGGAGGCGGTGGCGACAGTAACAAGCCAAA AACACTAGAAAAgactcttgttcttttcgTCATCCGAGATCACGTCGGCTCCACAcctctttccaatcttaCTGCAACACTCACACAAGATATGGAGCGCATTTGGGCGAGCCTTTCAAAA CCTCCGCACCTGGCAGATGCTACACTTGCTTCCTACTttgatctttcttttgcgGCCTTGCCCCACAAAGTTCTTTTACCTGCAAAGTTTGAGGAGGCAGTAGTCgagttgagaaaaagatttaCTGATAGGACAAGAGAAGACTATGTCTTTCAGCCAGCTTATCACAAACGCATCCCCGCTGACGGCGTTGCGTTTTATATGGAAGGTATATGG CAACAAGTTTTGACAAACAAAGATTTGGATCTTCCAACTCAGCAGGAGCTTCTTGCTCAATTCAGATGTGATGAGATATCTGCTACAGTCATCGACGCTTTCTTGGCTAGTTCCAAGGTGGTCAGAAGACCTGTTGAGTCTGGGTCGATCATAGCAGATTTAGGATCTCTGATGCGTGACTGGCTGGGGACTGCCCTAG GCAAATTCGACCGTGAAGCATCCCGTTATCATGCCTCTGTCTATCAACGCAAACGACTCGATCTCTTAGCATCTCTCCACTCTTCCTTGTCTCCCATCTATCTTGGCCAGCTGAAGAACATGCACAAAGCTGAAACGGCAAAATTCTCTAAGGATATTGTAGCAGGTGTTAAGGAACCAGGATATGATTTTGGAGATGTTGTACGAAAGTCAAAAGCAAATGCCAAGGAAAGGTTCTCGAAAGGAGCAGAAG AACTTACTATCGAGGGTACCGAATGGGAGTATGCTCACGAAATGACTCTCCTTGACGAGGATCTCAAACTCATAGCCGACAAGTGCCGTGCCGATGAGACTAAAAAAATGGTCAATGCTATTGAG AGGAATGTCAAAAGAGCGCTCTCAGAGCCTGTTGAAGTTGCTCTGAGCCAACCTTCAAATGACATGTGGGATGTGATATTAACAACTTATACAGAAGTGACGGAGGCTGCTGAAGGTGCCTATCTTAAGAAAGCAAAGA GCTACAATTGCAGCGAAGAGGAAAACATCGAATCTTTAACATCCCTACGCGCACGTAACTGGCTTGCCCTAAGGCGAAAACTCGACGAGCAAACCTCCGATGCCACTATCTTAGCTACGTTAAGAGGGAAATTTGAAGAAAACTTCAGATATGATGAACACGGTGTGCCAAGAGTTTGGAAACCTGACGACAATATTGAGGCAGCATTCAGAAAAGCCAAGGATGAG ACTCTTGAGCTGTTGCCTCTCTATGCTACCATCAAACCTACAAAATCATCTCTGCTCCCTGAACTTCCCACACCTGAATCATCATTCGACGTGGAATCAGATCCATTACCATTTGATCCAGAAACAGCTTTTACCCTTCTTACTCCTACCAAAGTACTCTCCCTCGAAGGCAGATTCAAACGTGAAGCCGATGCAGCATATGTTGAAGCTAAGCGAAGTATGGTCAGCAGTGTGGCTCAAATTCCAGTGTGGATGTATGGTGTTCTTGTGGTATTGGGATGGAATGAGGCTTTGATGTTACTCTTCAACCCACTATATTTTGCAATcatattaattattggtgCTTCGGC ATATATCATTCTTCAATTAGGTCTCGCTGGCCCGGTCCTCCAGATAACGCGTACAGTCTTCAATGAAATCCGACGCATTGCTACAGAAAAAATGAGAGAAGCATTTGCTGAGGTTCCTGAAGCCCAAAGATTTTTATCTGATCCTGTACCGGTCAACTCTTCAAGCATGCTAGAAAATGTTGGCCAGAGAGGAGATCTGTTGAGGAATGAAATGTCTGAGAAGTAA
- a CDS encoding ornithine-oxo-acid transaminase, protein MSFATNAAFSAQEGGPEMSSADVMHLEHEYSAHNYHPLPVCFERGLGAHVWDPEGREYLDFLSAYSAVNQGHCHPEIVNTLITQASKLTLSSRAFYSANLGPFAKKITSMFGYDMVLPMNTGAEAVETAIKLARKWGYEKKRIPEGKAKVLSVEGNFHGRTIGIISMSTDPESRTGFGPFLENVGPRWDNDLIRYNHPEDLERVLEKHGVEVAAFLVEPIQGEAGIYVPDEGYLAKVADICKKHNVLLICDEIQTGLCRTGKMLCFEWDNIRPDIVILGKALSGGMYPVSCVLADKDVMLCIKPGEHGSTYGGNPLGCAVAMTALDVLVKEDLANRSLKLGEIFRSELVKLNSPFIKLIRGRGLFNGVVIDEGASKKKRTAWHLCLLMKSKGLLAKPTHVNIIRFAPPLVISEEDIRRAVEIIGESLAELDTIEQIPGDQAQEHDVVVKLDD, encoded by the exons ATGTCTTTTGCTACCAACGCTGCTTTTTCTGCCCAAGAAGGAGGTCCAGAAATGTCTAGTGCAGATGTTATGCATCTTGAGCATGAATATTCAGC TCATAATTACCATCCTCTCCCTGT GTGCTTCGAGAGAGGTCTCGGTGCTCACGTCTGGGACCCAGAGGGTAGAGAGTACCTTGactttctttctgcatACTCTGCAGTCAATCAAGGCCATTGCCATCCTGAGATTG TTAATACGCTCATCACTCAAGCTTCCAAGCTCACCCTTTCCTCTCGAGCATTCTACTCGGCCAATCTTGGTCCTTTTGCTAAAAAGATCACTTCTATGTTTGGGTATGACATGGTTCTCCCGATGAACACTGGGGCCGAAGCGGTTGAGACGGCCATCAAGCTCGCTCGAAAGTGGGGATacgagaagaaaaggattcCAGAGGGAAAAGCCAAGGTTCTCTCCGTTGAGGGTAATTTCCATGGTCGAACGATTGGTATCATTTCCATGTCCACCGACCCAGAGAGCAGGACGGGTTTTGgtccttttcttgaaaatgtTGGCCCTAGATGGGACAATGACTTAATTAGGTATAACCATCCCGAGGACCTTGAAAGGGTGTTGGAGAAACATGGTGTAGAGGTTGCTGCTTTCCTGGTTGAGCCAATCCAAGGTGAAGCTGG GATTTATGTTCCCGACGAGGGTTACTTGGCCAAGGTTGCCGACATTTGCAAAAAGCACAACGTCTTGTTGATCTGCGACGAGATCCAAACAGGACTTTGCCGAACTGGCAAAATGCTTTGTTTTGAGTGGGACAACATCAGGCCAGATATTGTGATCCTTGGTAAAGCTCTTTCTGGTGGAATGTACCCCGTGTCTTGTGTCCTTGCCGATAAAGATGTTATGCTCTGCATCAAGCCAGGAGAACACGGTTCAACCTATGGTGGTAACCCGTTGGGATGTGCTGTAGCCATGACTGCCCTTGATGTCCTCGTGAAGGAAGACCTTGCGAATCGATCCCTCAAACTTGGTGAAATATTTCGAAGCGAACTTGTTAAACTCAATTCGCCTTTCATCAAACTCATCAGAGGTAGAGGTCTCTTCAATGGAGTGGTGATTGATGAGGGTGCtagcaaaaaaaagaggaCCGCTTGGCATCTCTGTCTGTTAATGAAGAGCAAGGGATTGTTGGCCAAGCCTACTCATGTTAACAT TATTCGATTTGCTCCTCCTCTAGTGATTAGTGAGGAAGACATCCGTCGAGCCGTTGAGATCATAGGTGAATCTCTTGCCGAACTCGACACG ATTGAACAAATTCCTGGCGACCAGGCTCAGGAGCATGACGTGGTTGTTAAACTTGACGATTAA
- a CDS encoding diphosphomevalonate decarboxylase produces MVYEATTTAPVNIACIKYWGKRDTRLILPTNSSLSVTLDQDHLRSTTSSRADSHFEAGDKLWLNGKEEAIKDGGRLAVCIRELRRWRREMEDKDESLPKLSQWPLHIASFNNFPTAAGLASSASGLAALVASLASLFKLSQSASQLSIIARQGSGSACRSLFGGFVAWREGSDPSGSDSLAEEVAPREHWPEMHALICVVSDAKKGTSSTFGMQQTVETSTLFQERLRIVPKRMNDISRAISSKDFASFAQITMDDSNSFHAVCLDTSPPIFYLNDVSRSIIAVVEELNRSAGRILAAYTFDAGPNAVIYTLEPDMPLVLSTIKKFFPTFEDFEDPFRTQNQDLPKDFNAGVVREGGWEKGAVKGLIHTRVGDGPRVLGKEESLLGDDGKPKTLI; encoded by the exons ATGGTCTATGAGGCGACAACCACTGCCCCAGTCAACATTGCCTGTATCAA ATACTGGGGCAAGCGAGATACCCGTCTTATCCTCCCAACCAACTCTTCCCTCTCTGTCACGCTCGATCAAGACCATCTTCGATCGACTACCTCGTCTCGTGCGGATTCACACTTTGAAGCCGGAGATAAGCTTTGGCTGAATGGCAAAGAGGAAGCCATTAAGGATGGTGGTAGGCTGGCCGTCTGTATCAGAGAGTTGCGAAGATGGCGAAGGGAAATGGAGGACAAGGATGAAAGTCTTCCCAAG CTTTCTCAATGGCCCCTTCATATCGCATCTTTCAATAATTTTCCTACTGCTGCTGGTCTTGCCTCATCAGCATCTGGTCTTGCAGCTCTTGTCGCTTCTCTTGCTAGCCTTTTCAAACTTTCTCAATCAGCTTCCCAACTTTCAATAATTGCACGGCAAGGCTCAGGCTCTGCCTGCCGATCTCTTTTCGGAGGATTCGTTGCTTGGCGTGAAGGTTCTGATCCATCAGGGTCTGATTCTCTTGCAGAGGAGGTCGCTCCTAGGGAGCACTGGCCAGAGATGCACGCGCTTATCTGCGTCGTGAGCGATGCCAAAAAAGGCacttcatcaacattcGGTATGCAGCAAACCGTAGAAACATCCACACTCTTCCAAGAGCGACTTCGAATTGTTCCCAAGAGGATGAATGACATCTCCCGAGCTATCAGCTCGAAAGACTTTGCCTCCTTTGCCCAAATCACTATGGATGACAGCAATTCTTTCCACGCTGTCTGTCTTGACACCTCTCCACCCATCTTCTACTTGAACGATGTCTCACGATCCATCATTGCTGTTGTAGAGGAACTCAACCGCTCTGCTGGTCGTATCCTCGCTGCCTATACTTTTGATGCCGGGCCCAACGCCGTCATCTACACTTTAGAACCTGACATGCCCTTGGTCTTGAGTACCATCAAGAAATTCTTTCCCACTTTTGAGGACTTTGAAGATCCTTTCAGGACCCAAAATCAAGACTTGCCCAAGGATTTCAACGCTGGCGTCGTGAGGGAAGGCGGCTGGGAAAAGGGTGCTGTCAAAGGGTTGATTCATACAAGGGTTGGTGATGGTCCTAGAGTTTtgggcaaagaagaaagtttATTAGGGGATGATGGGAAGCCTAAAACCCTTATCTAA